One genomic window of Macaca mulatta isolate MMU2019108-1 chromosome 8, T2T-MMU8v2.0, whole genome shotgun sequence includes the following:
- the LOC144330590 gene encoding neutrophil defensin 6-like: MRTLTILAAILLFSLQAQAESLQERADEAATQEQPGEDDQDFAVSFEENGLSTLRASGSQARIICLCRISPCSWPEAHFGRCTKKGRIAKLCCRRAP; this comes from the exons ATGAGGACCCTCACCATCCTTGCTGCCATTCTCCTGTTCTCCCTGCAGGCCCAGGCTGAGTCACTCCAGGAAAGAGCTGATGAGGCTGCAAcccaggagcagcctggggaagaCGACCAGGACTTTGCTGTCTCCTTTGAAGAAAATGGACTCTCTACTCTTAGAGCCTCAG GTTCTCAGGCGAGAATCATCTGCCTTTGCCGAATCAGCCCTTGTTCCTGGCCTGAGGCCCACTTCGGAAGGTGCACTAAAAAGGGCCGAATCGCCAAACTCTGCTGTCGCCGAGCTCCCTAG